One genomic window of Coffea eugenioides isolate CCC68of chromosome 1, Ceug_1.0, whole genome shotgun sequence includes the following:
- the LOC113752731 gene encoding protein SUPPRESSOR OF npr1-1, CONSTITUTIVE 1-like, whose protein sequence is MKNLEEWKDAHEAMDVFPVLEKLYIRDCPQLTTIPTPSRFPSLDVLEIKENCHVLLVENVLRSIANLSSLKLRGGRQRMVSLNSVIRSESSLSIDGCDSLPTDMLERLCLFPILQRVELRRCPNITTLRGMSCAACLKRLLVIDCVNLRNELPEDLYQFEALEHLEITGCPKIDSFGSNPNKGQKSLLKSLEQIFIVECDGLTRLPVEMFESCTSLRKLGLFNCPNLVSFPLDLRRTPSLERFSIQECHKLITEMPSGFGYLTSLRKVEIGPVSDYSVMEFDWAGLASSSTLQHVNLRGMRDTKSLPHQLQHLTNITSLRLQHFGAIEALPDWLGNLASLEELFLWNCKKLEYLPSIAVMERLKLKRLEIGYCPLLGERCTPQSGSEWTKISNIPERIRNYKSF, encoded by the coding sequence atgaaaaatttggAAGAGTGGAAGGACGCACATGAAGCGATGGATGTGTTTCCCGTGCTGGAAAAGTTGTATATTAGGGATTGCCCCCAATTGACCACCATTCCAACTCCAAGTCGTTTCCCAAGTCTTGATGTATTGGAAATCAAAGAGAATTGCCATGTTTTGCTGGTAGAAAACGTTCTGAGAAGTATAGCCAATCTCTCATCCCTTAAATTAAGAGGTGGTCGTCAACGCATGGTGTCTCTTAATTCAGTGATACGATCAGAGAGCAGTTTGAGTATTGATGGCTGTGACAGTCTACCCACTGACATGCTCGAGCGACTCTGCCTTTTTCCAATTCTTCAACGTGTAGAATTGAGGCGTTGCCCTAATATAACAACATTAAGAGGAATGAGTTGCGCTGCTTGTCTTAAGAGATTGCTAGTCATTGATTGTGTGAATTTACGGAATGAGTTGCCAGAAGATCTTTATCAATTTGAAGCTTTAGAGCACTTGGAGATAACGGGTTGCCCGAAAATTGATTCATTTGGATCAAATCCTAATAAAGGACAGAAAAGCCTCCTTAAGTCTCTTGAGCAAATTTTTATTGTTGAATGCGATGGATTAACAAGATTACCGGTGGAAATGTTCGAGTCGTGTACGTCTCTCCGAAAGCTGGGGTTGTTCAATTGTCCCAATCTGGTCTCCTTTCCCCTTGATTTGCGACGAACCCCTTCTCTCGAGAGGTTCTCGATACAGGAGTGTCACAAATTGATTACCGAGATGCCTAGTGGATTTGGCTATCTTACTAGCTTAAGGAAAGTGGAGATTGGTCCCGTCTCAGATTACTCTGTAATGGAATTTGATTGGGCTGGATTAGCATCTTCATCGACACTCCAGCACGTGAATTTAAGAGGGATGCGTGACACGAAATCTCTGCCACATCAGCTTCAACACTTGACTAACATCACATCACTACGTCTACAACACTTCGGAGCAATCGAAGCCTTACCAGATTGGCTTGGGAACCTTGCGTCTCTTGAAGAACTATTTCTATGGAATTGCAAAAAGCTTGAATATTTACCCTCTATAGCTGTCATGGAACGCCTCAAATTAAAACGTTTGGAAATTGGTTATTGTCCTCTATTAGGCGAAAGATGCACTCCTCAAAGCGGCTCCGAGTGGACCAAGATCTCTAATATTCCAGAGCGTATAAGAAATTATAAGTCTTTCTGA